In the Telopea speciosissima isolate NSW1024214 ecotype Mountain lineage chromosome 2, Tspe_v1, whole genome shotgun sequence genome, one interval contains:
- the LOC122651942 gene encoding peptidyl-prolyl cis-trans isomerase CYP95 isoform X3, whose protein sequence is MIKKKNPLVFLDVSIDGDPAERMIFEIFNDIVPKTAENFRALCTGEKGIGTATGRPLHYKGSIFHRIVKGFMAQGGDFSKRDGTGGESIYGGKFADESFKLTHDGPGLLSMANAGPNTNGSQFFITFNSAPYLDGKHVVFGKLLQGHDTLKKIENVGSEEGKPDASVKIVNCGEFRENKKKTNKSKSGKDTYSDSDSYETRRRGKDKKSSREKRKKRRRHHTSESDTSSDSETETSESDSDSDSYSSSSSSLSSSSDDRRRRRKRSSKKDKYRREKRKRDKRRERKRRRRDKRSRRKSRRTQESTSDSEIGCTSDYSSEDGVDSRRPARKPKTSSKVSAGGESPSIKEGVTAPWQKNGDTTNMLDQEVESPRGNGELRSNGNAAETKTNRSVDRQPDVVDDRPSKSRSRSMSPKRAMSKSMSISPRGSLSKSPSVSPKRSTSRSPAQSGGRSPPQTSQRNRSISRSPARRSSGSRSPVRSVGSRSPVRSVGSRSPARSLSTSPVRGKSRRSISRSPAKTLPHRSVSRSSVRSLPRRSMSPSPARGKSRRSISRSPAKTQPHRSVSRSSVRSLPQRSMSPSPARGKSRRNISRSPAKTQPHRSVSRSSVRSLPRRSISPSPARAPPQRTISRSPARSAGRSLSRSPVRARRTISRSPIRGSSRRSISRSPARGFSRRSISRSPVRAPSRNNRRSYSRSPVSPARGRSLSRSASPDESPKRIRRGRGFLQQYSYARRYRTPSPDRSPFRSHRYSGRSDRDRYSSYRSYSNRSPRRYRSPPRVRTPPRYRSRRSRTRSRSVSRSPIRYRSRGRGRFSRSPLRSRSPVEKSRSHGSPRAEKRSLSRGRSPSESRSSSGSPSPKRASKDKSKSPSVSPDGRKGLVSYGDGSPDSGQR, encoded by the exons atgatcaaaaagaaGAATCCGCTGGTCTTCCTGGATGTATCGATTGATGGAGATCCTGCTGAGAGAATGATATTTGAG ATTTTCAATGACATCGTTCCCAAGACTGCAGAAAATTTTCGAGCACTCTGTACAG GTGAAAAAGGAATTGGAACGGCAACTGGAAGACCTCTTCATTACAAAGGATCAATTTTCCACCGCATTGTGAAAGGTTTCATGGCTCAG GGTGGCGATTTTTCCAAACGTGATG GTACTGGTGGAGAGAGCATATATGGGGGGAAGTTTGCAG ACGAGTCTTTCAAGCTTACACATGATGGACCAGGTCTTCTATCCATGGCAAATGCTGGTCCTAATACCAATGGTTCTCAGTTCTTCATCACCTTCAACTCTGCACCCTATCTTGATGG GAAGCATGTTGTCTTTGGGAAGCTTTTGCAAGGACATGACacattgaagaagattgaaaatgtGGGTTCTGAAGAAGGAAAACCTGATGCTTCAGTGAAAATCGTTAATTGTGGTGAATTCCGTGAAA ataagaagaaaacaaataaatcaaaatcaggGAAGGATACTTATTCTGATTCTGATAGTTATGAAACTAGACGACGGGGAAAAGACAAGAAATCTTCCcgggagaagaggaaaaagagaagaagacaccACACATCTGAGTCAGATACCTCATCAGATTCGGAGACTGAAACATCAGAGTCTGACAGTGATTCTGATTCAtattcttcctcatcttcttcccttagTTCTTCAAGTGATGACAGGCgcaggaggagaaagagatctTCTAAGAAGGACAAGTATAGAcgtgaaaaaagaaaaagggacaAACGGCGTGAGAGAAAACGTAGGAGGCGTGATAAGAGATCAAGGCGCAAATCAAGAAG GACGCAGGAGAGTACCAGTGATAGTGAGATTGGATGTACGAGTGACTATAGCTCAGAGGATGGAGTTGATTCTCGTAGGCCAGCTCGGAAGCCTAAAACCTCTTCCAAGGTTTCTG CTGGGGGAGAATCTCCGTCAATCAAGGAGGGTGTAACTGCTCCTTGGCAAAAGAACGGAGATACGACGAATATGCTCGACCAAGAAGTTGAATCCCCGAGGGGAAATGGAGAGCTGCGGAGCAATGGAAATGCAGcagaaaccaagacaaacaGAAGTGTGGATAGACAACCTGATGTTGTTGATGATCGTCCGAGCAAATCTAG GAGCCGGAGCATGAGTCCTAAAAGGGCCATGAGTAAGAGCATGAGTATTAGTCCCCGGGGGAGTTTGAGCAAGAGCCCAAGTGTGAGCCCCAAAAGAAGCACAAGCAGGAGCCCTGCTCAAAGTGGTGGTAGAAGTCCCCCACAGACATCACAGCGGAACAGGAGCATTAGCAGAAGCCCAGCTAGAAGAAGTAGTGGTAGCAGGAGCCCTGTTAGAAGTGTGG GTAGCAGGAGCCCTGTTAGAAGTGTGGGTAGCAGAAGCCCAGCTAGAAGTCTCAGCACAAGTCCAGTGAGGGGCAAATCTCGGAGAAGTATTAGTAGGAGCCCTGCAAAAACTCTGCCACATAGAAGTGTAAGCAGAAGTTCAGTGAGGTCTCTTCCACGGAGAAGCATGAGTCCTAGTCCAGCGAGGGGCAAATCTCGGAGAAGTATTAGTAGGAGCCCTGCAAAAACTCAGCCGCATAGAAGTGTAAGCAGAAGTTCAGTGAGGTCTCTTCCACAGAGAAGCATGAGTCCTAGTCCAGCAAGGGGCAAATCTCGGAGAAATATCAGTAGGAGTCCTGCAAAAACTCAGCCACATAGAAGTGTAAGCAGAAGTTCAGTGAGGTCTCTTCCACGGAGAAGCATTAGTCCTAGTCCAGCAAGAGCCCCACCTCAGAGAACAATTAGCAGAAGCCCTGCTAGATCTGCTGGGAGGAGTTTGAGCAGGAGTCCTGTAAGGGCACGGAGGACCATAAGTAGAAGCCCGATAAGGGGATCATCAAGGAGGAGCATTAGCAGAAGTCCGGCTAGGGGTTTCTCTCGAAGAAGCATTAGCAGAAGTCCAGTAAGGGCGCCTAGCCGAAATAATCGCCGTAGCTATTCAAGGAGCCCTGTGAGTCCTGCACGTGGAAGGAGCTTGTCAAGAAGTGCTTCTCCAGATGAATCGCCTAAGCGCATACGAAGGGGACGGGGTTTCCTCCAGCAGTATTCTTATGCACGGCGGTATCGAACTCCATCTCCAGATCGTTCTCCTTTTAGATCACATCGTTACAGTGGCAGAAGTGATCGTGACAG ATATTCTAGTTACAGAAGCTACTCCAATCGTTCTCCAAGGCGTTATAGAAGCCCACCCCGAGTCAGAACTCCTCCAAG ATACAGAAGCAGAAGAAGCCGTACAAGGAGCCGAAGTGTATCACGGAGCCCAATCCGCTACCGAAGCCGCGGAAGAGGTCGTTTTAGCCGTAGCCCCTTGCGTAGCCGCTCACCTGTTGAGAAATCTAGGTCCCATGGATCACCAAGAGCAGAGAAGCGGTCACTTTCTAGGGGCAGAAGCCCATCAGAGTCGAGGTCCTCATCAGGCTCACCATCTCCCAAAAGGGCGAGCAAAGACAAGTCAAAGTCGCCTTCTGTCAGTCCTGATGGGAGGAAGGGCCTTGTTTCGTATGGAGATGGGTCGCCTGACTCGGGACAAAGGTAG
- the LOC122651942 gene encoding peptidyl-prolyl cis-trans isomerase CYP95 isoform X4: MIKKKNPLVFLDVSIDGDPAERMIFEIFNDIVPKTAENFRALCTGEKGIGTATGRPLHYKGSIFHRIVKGFMAQGGDFSKRDGTGGESIYGGKFADESFKLTHDGPGLLSMANAGPNTNGSQFFITFNSAPYLDGKHVVFGKLLQGHDTLKKIENVGSEEGKPDASVKIVNCGEFRENKKKTNKSKSGKDTYSDSDSYETRRRGKDKKSSREKRKKRRRHHTSESDTSSDSETETSESDSDSDSYSSSSSSLSSSSDDRRRRRKRSSKKDKYRREKRKRDKRRERKRRRRDKRSRRKSRRTQESTSDSEIGCTSDYSSEDGVDSRRPARKPKTSSKVSAGGESPSIKEGVTAPWQKNGDTTNMLDQEVESPRGNGELRSNGNAAETKTNRSVDRQPDVVDDRPSKSRSRSMSPKRAMSKSMSISPRGSLSKSPSVSPKRSTSRSPAQSGGRSPPQTSQRNRSISRSPASSGSRSPVRSVGSRSPARSLSTSPVRGKSRRSISRSPAKTLPHRSVSRSSVRSLPRRSMSPSPARGKSRRSISRSPAKTQPHRSVSRSSVRSLPQRSMSPSPARGKSRRNISRSPAKTQPHRSVSRSSVRSLPRRSISPSPARAPPQRTISRSPARSAGRSLSRSPVRARRTISRSPIRGSSRRSISRSPARGFSRRSISRSPVRAPSRNNRRSYSRSPVSPARGRSLSRSASPDESPKRIRRGRGFLQQYSYARRYRTPSPDRSPFRSHRYSGRSDRDRYSSYRSYSNRSPRRYRSPPRVRTPPRYRSRRSRTRSRSVSRSPIRYRSRGRGRFSRSPLRSRSPVEKSRSHGSPRAEKRSLSRGRSPSESRSSSGSPSPKRASKDKSKSPSVSPDGRKGLVSYGDGSPDSGQR, from the exons atgatcaaaaagaaGAATCCGCTGGTCTTCCTGGATGTATCGATTGATGGAGATCCTGCTGAGAGAATGATATTTGAG ATTTTCAATGACATCGTTCCCAAGACTGCAGAAAATTTTCGAGCACTCTGTACAG GTGAAAAAGGAATTGGAACGGCAACTGGAAGACCTCTTCATTACAAAGGATCAATTTTCCACCGCATTGTGAAAGGTTTCATGGCTCAG GGTGGCGATTTTTCCAAACGTGATG GTACTGGTGGAGAGAGCATATATGGGGGGAAGTTTGCAG ACGAGTCTTTCAAGCTTACACATGATGGACCAGGTCTTCTATCCATGGCAAATGCTGGTCCTAATACCAATGGTTCTCAGTTCTTCATCACCTTCAACTCTGCACCCTATCTTGATGG GAAGCATGTTGTCTTTGGGAAGCTTTTGCAAGGACATGACacattgaagaagattgaaaatgtGGGTTCTGAAGAAGGAAAACCTGATGCTTCAGTGAAAATCGTTAATTGTGGTGAATTCCGTGAAA ataagaagaaaacaaataaatcaaaatcaggGAAGGATACTTATTCTGATTCTGATAGTTATGAAACTAGACGACGGGGAAAAGACAAGAAATCTTCCcgggagaagaggaaaaagagaagaagacaccACACATCTGAGTCAGATACCTCATCAGATTCGGAGACTGAAACATCAGAGTCTGACAGTGATTCTGATTCAtattcttcctcatcttcttcccttagTTCTTCAAGTGATGACAGGCgcaggaggagaaagagatctTCTAAGAAGGACAAGTATAGAcgtgaaaaaagaaaaagggacaAACGGCGTGAGAGAAAACGTAGGAGGCGTGATAAGAGATCAAGGCGCAAATCAAGAAG GACGCAGGAGAGTACCAGTGATAGTGAGATTGGATGTACGAGTGACTATAGCTCAGAGGATGGAGTTGATTCTCGTAGGCCAGCTCGGAAGCCTAAAACCTCTTCCAAGGTTTCTG CTGGGGGAGAATCTCCGTCAATCAAGGAGGGTGTAACTGCTCCTTGGCAAAAGAACGGAGATACGACGAATATGCTCGACCAAGAAGTTGAATCCCCGAGGGGAAATGGAGAGCTGCGGAGCAATGGAAATGCAGcagaaaccaagacaaacaGAAGTGTGGATAGACAACCTGATGTTGTTGATGATCGTCCGAGCAAATCTAG GAGCCGGAGCATGAGTCCTAAAAGGGCCATGAGTAAGAGCATGAGTATTAGTCCCCGGGGGAGTTTGAGCAAGAGCCCAAGTGTGAGCCCCAAAAGAAGCACAAGCAGGAGCCCTGCTCAAAGTGGTGGTAGAAGTCCCCCACAGACATCACAGCGGAACAGGAGCATTAGCAGAAGCCCAGC AAGTAGTGGTAGCAGGAGCCCTGTTAGAAGTGTGGGTAGCAGAAGCCCAGCTAGAAGTCTCAGCACAAGTCCAGTGAGGGGCAAATCTCGGAGAAGTATTAGTAGGAGCCCTGCAAAAACTCTGCCACATAGAAGTGTAAGCAGAAGTTCAGTGAGGTCTCTTCCACGGAGAAGCATGAGTCCTAGTCCAGCGAGGGGCAAATCTCGGAGAAGTATTAGTAGGAGCCCTGCAAAAACTCAGCCGCATAGAAGTGTAAGCAGAAGTTCAGTGAGGTCTCTTCCACAGAGAAGCATGAGTCCTAGTCCAGCAAGGGGCAAATCTCGGAGAAATATCAGTAGGAGTCCTGCAAAAACTCAGCCACATAGAAGTGTAAGCAGAAGTTCAGTGAGGTCTCTTCCACGGAGAAGCATTAGTCCTAGTCCAGCAAGAGCCCCACCTCAGAGAACAATTAGCAGAAGCCCTGCTAGATCTGCTGGGAGGAGTTTGAGCAGGAGTCCTGTAAGGGCACGGAGGACCATAAGTAGAAGCCCGATAAGGGGATCATCAAGGAGGAGCATTAGCAGAAGTCCGGCTAGGGGTTTCTCTCGAAGAAGCATTAGCAGAAGTCCAGTAAGGGCGCCTAGCCGAAATAATCGCCGTAGCTATTCAAGGAGCCCTGTGAGTCCTGCACGTGGAAGGAGCTTGTCAAGAAGTGCTTCTCCAGATGAATCGCCTAAGCGCATACGAAGGGGACGGGGTTTCCTCCAGCAGTATTCTTATGCACGGCGGTATCGAACTCCATCTCCAGATCGTTCTCCTTTTAGATCACATCGTTACAGTGGCAGAAGTGATCGTGACAG ATATTCTAGTTACAGAAGCTACTCCAATCGTTCTCCAAGGCGTTATAGAAGCCCACCCCGAGTCAGAACTCCTCCAAG ATACAGAAGCAGAAGAAGCCGTACAAGGAGCCGAAGTGTATCACGGAGCCCAATCCGCTACCGAAGCCGCGGAAGAGGTCGTTTTAGCCGTAGCCCCTTGCGTAGCCGCTCACCTGTTGAGAAATCTAGGTCCCATGGATCACCAAGAGCAGAGAAGCGGTCACTTTCTAGGGGCAGAAGCCCATCAGAGTCGAGGTCCTCATCAGGCTCACCATCTCCCAAAAGGGCGAGCAAAGACAAGTCAAAGTCGCCTTCTGTCAGTCCTGATGGGAGGAAGGGCCTTGTTTCGTATGGAGATGGGTCGCCTGACTCGGGACAAAGGTAG
- the LOC122651942 gene encoding peptidyl-prolyl cis-trans isomerase CYP95 isoform X7 has translation MANAGPNTNGSQFFITFNSAPYLDGKHVVFGKLLQGHDTLKKIENVGSEEGKPDASVKIVNCGEFRENKKKTNKSKSGKDTYSDSDSYETRRRGKDKKSSREKRKKRRRHHTSESDTSSDSETETSESDSDSDSYSSSSSSLSSSSDDRRRRRKRSSKKDKYRREKRKRDKRRERKRRRRDKRSRRKSRRTQESTSDSEIGCTSDYSSEDGVDSRRPARKPKTSSKVSAGGESPSIKEGVTAPWQKNGDTTNMLDQEVESPRGNGELRSNGNAAETKTNRSVDRQPDVVDDRPSKSRSRSMSPKRAMSKSMSISPRGSLSKSPSVSPKRSTSRSPAQSGGRSPPQTSQRNRSISRSPARRSSGSRSPVRSVGSRSPARRSSGSRSPVRSVGSRSPARSLSTSPVRGKSRRSISRSPAKTLPHRSVSRSSVRSLPRRSMSPSPARGKSRRSISRSPAKTQPHRSVSRSSVRSLPQRSMSPSPARGKSRRNISRSPAKTQPHRSVSRSSVRSLPRRSISPSPARAPPQRTISRSPARSAGRSLSRSPVRARRTISRSPIRGSSRRSISRSPARGFSRRSISRSPVRAPSRNNRRSYSRSPVSPARGRSLSRSASPDESPKRIRRGRGFLQQYSYARRYRTPSPDRSPFRSHRYSGRSDRDRYSSYRSYSNRSPRRYRSPPRVRTPPRYRSRRSRTRSRSVSRSPIRYRSRGRGRFSRSPLRSRSPVEKSRSHGSPRAEKRSLSRGRSPSESRSSSGSPSPKRASKDKSKSPSVSPDGRKGLVSYGDGSPDSGQR, from the exons ATGGCAAATGCTGGTCCTAATACCAATGGTTCTCAGTTCTTCATCACCTTCAACTCTGCACCCTATCTTGATGG GAAGCATGTTGTCTTTGGGAAGCTTTTGCAAGGACATGACacattgaagaagattgaaaatgtGGGTTCTGAAGAAGGAAAACCTGATGCTTCAGTGAAAATCGTTAATTGTGGTGAATTCCGTGAAA ataagaagaaaacaaataaatcaaaatcaggGAAGGATACTTATTCTGATTCTGATAGTTATGAAACTAGACGACGGGGAAAAGACAAGAAATCTTCCcgggagaagaggaaaaagagaagaagacaccACACATCTGAGTCAGATACCTCATCAGATTCGGAGACTGAAACATCAGAGTCTGACAGTGATTCTGATTCAtattcttcctcatcttcttcccttagTTCTTCAAGTGATGACAGGCgcaggaggagaaagagatctTCTAAGAAGGACAAGTATAGAcgtgaaaaaagaaaaagggacaAACGGCGTGAGAGAAAACGTAGGAGGCGTGATAAGAGATCAAGGCGCAAATCAAGAAG GACGCAGGAGAGTACCAGTGATAGTGAGATTGGATGTACGAGTGACTATAGCTCAGAGGATGGAGTTGATTCTCGTAGGCCAGCTCGGAAGCCTAAAACCTCTTCCAAGGTTTCTG CTGGGGGAGAATCTCCGTCAATCAAGGAGGGTGTAACTGCTCCTTGGCAAAAGAACGGAGATACGACGAATATGCTCGACCAAGAAGTTGAATCCCCGAGGGGAAATGGAGAGCTGCGGAGCAATGGAAATGCAGcagaaaccaagacaaacaGAAGTGTGGATAGACAACCTGATGTTGTTGATGATCGTCCGAGCAAATCTAG GAGCCGGAGCATGAGTCCTAAAAGGGCCATGAGTAAGAGCATGAGTATTAGTCCCCGGGGGAGTTTGAGCAAGAGCCCAAGTGTGAGCCCCAAAAGAAGCACAAGCAGGAGCCCTGCTCAAAGTGGTGGTAGAAGTCCCCCACAGACATCACAGCGGAACAGGAGCATTAGCAGAAGCCCAGCTAGAAGAAGTAGTGGTAGCAGGAGCCCTGTTAGAAGTGTGGGTAGCAGAAGCCCAGCTAGAAGAAGTAGTGGTAGCAGGAGCCCTGTTAGAAGTGTGGGTAGCAGAAGCCCAGCTAGAAGTCTCAGCACAAGTCCAGTGAGGGGCAAATCTCGGAGAAGTATTAGTAGGAGCCCTGCAAAAACTCTGCCACATAGAAGTGTAAGCAGAAGTTCAGTGAGGTCTCTTCCACGGAGAAGCATGAGTCCTAGTCCAGCGAGGGGCAAATCTCGGAGAAGTATTAGTAGGAGCCCTGCAAAAACTCAGCCGCATAGAAGTGTAAGCAGAAGTTCAGTGAGGTCTCTTCCACAGAGAAGCATGAGTCCTAGTCCAGCAAGGGGCAAATCTCGGAGAAATATCAGTAGGAGTCCTGCAAAAACTCAGCCACATAGAAGTGTAAGCAGAAGTTCAGTGAGGTCTCTTCCACGGAGAAGCATTAGTCCTAGTCCAGCAAGAGCCCCACCTCAGAGAACAATTAGCAGAAGCCCTGCTAGATCTGCTGGGAGGAGTTTGAGCAGGAGTCCTGTAAGGGCACGGAGGACCATAAGTAGAAGCCCGATAAGGGGATCATCAAGGAGGAGCATTAGCAGAAGTCCGGCTAGGGGTTTCTCTCGAAGAAGCATTAGCAGAAGTCCAGTAAGGGCGCCTAGCCGAAATAATCGCCGTAGCTATTCAAGGAGCCCTGTGAGTCCTGCACGTGGAAGGAGCTTGTCAAGAAGTGCTTCTCCAGATGAATCGCCTAAGCGCATACGAAGGGGACGGGGTTTCCTCCAGCAGTATTCTTATGCACGGCGGTATCGAACTCCATCTCCAGATCGTTCTCCTTTTAGATCACATCGTTACAGTGGCAGAAGTGATCGTGACAG ATATTCTAGTTACAGAAGCTACTCCAATCGTTCTCCAAGGCGTTATAGAAGCCCACCCCGAGTCAGAACTCCTCCAAG ATACAGAAGCAGAAGAAGCCGTACAAGGAGCCGAAGTGTATCACGGAGCCCAATCCGCTACCGAAGCCGCGGAAGAGGTCGTTTTAGCCGTAGCCCCTTGCGTAGCCGCTCACCTGTTGAGAAATCTAGGTCCCATGGATCACCAAGAGCAGAGAAGCGGTCACTTTCTAGGGGCAGAAGCCCATCAGAGTCGAGGTCCTCATCAGGCTCACCATCTCCCAAAAGGGCGAGCAAAGACAAGTCAAAGTCGCCTTCTGTCAGTCCTGATGGGAGGAAGGGCCTTGTTTCGTATGGAGATGGGTCGCCTGACTCGGGACAAAGGTAG